The genomic stretch CACCTGCTCGCCTTCCACATCGCCTCGGCGTTAATGTGCCTGCTCTCCTTCAACACCATATAAAGCGCCTCGTGCGCTCCCTCGCCGCACATTCCAGCTACCTCCGACCTCCCAAGGCGCATATTTAGGCCGCGcttgcgtctccacggacagcccggtcactatgcgtcgggccgctgaccTGGGTGCAGACATTTTTGATCGCGCGGTCGTAAATgaagtgtccgtttgcgtcgctccattggagatgcccttaggccgtAATCAAGTTGAAGATCCCTCTCCCTTCCTCCATGATTCAAGTTTCAACAAAATTTTCTTCCAAAATGTAGGTTCAGTTGAAactgtaagagcatcttcaccggcaacCACTAAATAGATGGTGGCAGGTGCACCGATAGTTTTATATCGGGGGCACCGGCACCTGCTTTCTCTATTTGACTAAGTGTTGCCTACACCAACGATCTTCATAATTATTTTTGAATAAATAAATTTAAAAAACTTAGATGTATTTAGGTGATTCCTTGTTCTAGACAAGCCTCGAATCCTTGCGGACATGCTGCCTTGGCATGACGCTAAGCATTGAGCTCAAGCAGGCTCTATCGTTCTACCGCCATGAGGAGGCGACCAACTTCTTTTCATGAGTGTTCGCTCCCGTGAGATCTTGACGACGCGCTCAAAGATGATGACGTTGGTCTCCTAGCGGACTTTCTCCCAGATCCTCTGGTCACGCTGCGCGTTAAAGAGGCCAGGATTGCCACCTGCTCTGGATCACCTTGAACTGCTCCTTGGCACCACACTCTGCCTGCTCATTCAAGACCTCCGCATTCTTGTCCGCAATGAACACCTCGATCCACTCATTGAACTCGGAGTCATCGGAGAAGTTGTCCAAGTTGACGTCCGGTAGCTTGAGCTCGTCGTCGGGATGCGACGGCGGCAATATTTCGCTCGTATAGTACACACTTGATATTGATAGATTCGTAACACTTGATATTgttagattcgtattgaaaacattttcaaatgataacAATTCTACATcaattttttttgcgagaaattctATATCAAAtatttattatttattatttCTTATTTACATGAATTAGTTTTGGTTAAAGATAAATCTTGAAAAACTTGTGTGTCTTATATTCATTGAAACGGCGGTAGTAGGAAATTGCAGCTGAAGTCCAAATTATCTGATTGTACATGAATTACACATGAAATTCTTCTAATCGAGAATTAACTTCAGATGTGGGCATGTGGTAAACGGGGTAAACATGGGGTGTGTCTATTTACAGATTTGCGGGTAATTAATAGGTCAGCCCCGGAtagggatttggtgcacatggccaccagtgctccctccactttcagatttttaaatttttcaaaatctcacatttctatttcttcaaaaattatagcattaaatatgtagatagatatgtaCAGGAGAAGTCTACGCAAAAAAGTCCCggtaaaaaataatttaaattttgagaaatacaaaattaacaaatttctgacaaaaagaCATACAATTTTAATACTATTATACTACCATTTACTGtcacaaatttgtcttttttatatttccCAAAATACAACGTATTTTTTAATGAGACTTTTTTGCATACCCACATACTGTatgtatctatctatatatttaacaccATAATTTTTGGAGACACATAAGTGTtaagttttaaaattttcaaaaatctgaaattgaagggagcactggtgcccatgtgtcaaagacacttttTGGTCGGCCCCTCCCCTGTTCCGCTCTGGCCATGAATATTCTTCCCCTGCCCCGCTCTGCTCTGCCCCTTTCAGATCTACCAAATCAACTGGACTTGCCACTTAACCGTCTCGGCCGATCCATGGAGCAGCAGGCAGCAGCGCACGAGTCAAGATGGAGGAGCTGGAGCTGCCTACGCTGGACCTCGACCATGAGTCGTCCAGTCGTTTCACGGAGCAGCTggcggcggcgtgccgggacCACGGCGTGTTCCGGCTGGTCAACCACGGCGTCCCCGCCGACCTCACCGCCCGCCTCTTCCGCCTCACGCGCGACCTCCTCGACACGGACCCGGCGGACAAGGCCAAGCTGCCCGGCTACTTCTGGGGCACGCCGGCGCTCTCGCTCCGCGTCAAGGACCTCAACTGGGTCGAGGGCCTCCACCTCGCCCCCGACAACGCTTCTGCCGATTCTCctcccgacgacgacggcggcgcctACTCGGCCTTCAGGCAGGCGGTGACGGCGGAGTACGTGCCGCACATGGCGCGCATCGCCCGGAAGCTGTTCGACGCCCTGGCCGCCGACCTCGCTCTCGCTCTCGACGCGGAGCAGAGGGCGTCGTACCTGGAGGAGCGCGGCGGCACCTTCCGCGCGTACCGCTACCCGGCCTGCGACCCCGCCGCCGGGCGGCAGCACCTGGGGATGGAGCCGCACACGGACAGCTCCGTGCTCTCCATCCTCAACATGGACCTCGTCGGCGGCCTGCAGGTGCTGCGGCGAGACGGACCGATCTCGAGGTGGTGCGCGGTGCGGCCGGTGGAGGGGGCGCTGGTGGTCAACCTGGGCGACATGATGCAGGCGATGAGCGGCGGCGCGTACCGGAGCGTGGAGCACagggtggtggcgccgccgccggggacggAGCGCATGTCGCTCTGCTACTTCGCGTTCCCGCAGGAGGACGCCGTCATCGTCCCCAGCAGCACCGGCAAGGAGGAGAGGTACAGGGCGTTCAGCTACCGGGAGTTCCGGGAGCAGGTGCAGGCCGACATCAAGGCCACTGGCGCCAAGGTCGGGCTCGCCCGGTTCCGCATCCCCGATCATCCATCGCCGGCTCCACAGTGAATGCAATGGATCCGTGATGCATCGGCCTAACTCATGTTGGAGCCGCAAGATTTTTCGCAAGGAAAAAAAGAATAAGCCAACTAGACATTTCACCGTGACTTGTGATACGCTAATCCCTCATTTTCTGATTCTGGCATCTGAAATTCAAGATTTGGCCAAGAATTAACCTAAGAATATGTGGGATTGTGGATCATGTTACACAATTTTTTTATCCCGTATGGTTGGTGTATTttcgcacccgggagcatatgctcccggtatatgctcccggttttaaaAATGTCTTTTAAACGTAGTTGGAGATGTCAAAAAATTCCGAACAAAAAATATGCGTGTACATCTCGACATCATGCCGGAGTAGCATGTCTGAGCCGAATCCCTTTAGGGTGAAGGCGAGACAAGACGATCCCTTCAGGGTGAAGTCGATAAAGCAGCAAGAGGAACCCTTCAGGGTGACTCGATCCAACAAGAGTCAACTCAAAAGAGTGACTCGATCCTTTCATTCTTTATGGAAATGAATAGACTGATGTTCCCTTCGGTTCATTTGTCATGCTTTTCCAATCTTAATGACCACGAAGTGCCGCAGTGCCCGGCCCACGGAGTGCCACCGGAACCCCCATGATTGGGGGCAGGGGGTTGATCAAGCCCTTCTACTTCTAGTTAGGAGGTTATAATCTCTTAAAGCCCCCATGAGTGGGGGTTTGGGGGTTGATCAACGAACGGAGTGAGAAGCAAGTCAGTAAGCTGGGTGAGTGAAACAGTGAACGCAAAGATACATGCAGCTATGCCTCCTACAGCTAGCAGGCCAAGGCACATTTGCTCGACTGAAGAGGAAGAGCAAGTATGCCTGCAGTCCAGACATCTAGCTTGCTTAAATAAAGTCAGCAAGCGTAATGGCTGGATAGCGGTGGAAGAGAGCAAAGCGAGCTTCTGAGCGTCCCGTAGGGGACCTGCAGCGGGGCCGACTTATGGGAGGTCGAAAGGAGGAAGAGAGGCATGTATCTTTAAGTGAGCTGCTTGAGCGGAGGGTAGGCTCGGGAGCGGAAGACTAAAGCAAACGGAGAGAGGCAAGGCCTTCATTTGTTTTAAAATAGTCTCCTCATTCCCGTTCTTCTTGTTTATCTTCTTGTCTTGTTTATTCTGCTCCAGTATCGTGGAAAAGATGATGAATTTTGTGGAGTGCTATCATGGTATCAGTATGTACAAATTTTTAACATGATGAATTTTTCGGAGTGGTATCATGTGCTATTTTTCCCTAAGCTGATTCAATCTCTAGATGTTCCGATGAAATTAACTATTTGCTATGAAATACAAACATAACCGCACCAGGCGGCGCAGACCGGGTTAGGGCTAGGCGGGCCCCGATATGGGCCAGGCGGGACGCGTCCAGGGCTAGGAGGGCCGTGGAGGTGGCCAGTGCCGGCGGGGCTCCTCCCAGGCTGCACCGCTGCTGGTGCCAGACCTAGGCCAGGTGGGCCCAGATTCAGCGGTCCTCGGCAGTACGGCTGTGCGGTTCATCTTTTGTCCGGGAGGGCCGAGGGGAGGCTCTTGCTCGAGTTTGGTGGCGAGTTCTTCGATGTCGACAAAGTGTCCGGCTTGACCGGCGGCGCGACGGTGTCGGCAACGGCGCGGCTTTGTCCCCGGGCGTCGTGGCGGGGGTGCTTCTTGGCGGCGGTGCGCGGTCTTGGCCAAGGCCGTTTTGCGAGGAGTGAGGTTGCGGCGACGCCGCTCATGGTGTCTGGCTAGCACGTGGCGGTTCGATGGTGGCAAGGTTTGGTCTGGCACGGTGCTGCAGGTGGATGGCGACGACGACCTAACCGTAGCAGTGTGGTGTCACGGCTAATGGGGCGTGATCGAGGCCTGGTGGGCGGCCGGGCCTGATTTAGGCCACATTGACCATGCTACTGCGTCCGGACGGTGAGACGGACCGATCATGTGCTATCTTTCCCTAAGCTGATTCAATCTCTAGATGTTCCCATGAAATTAACCGTTTGATATGAAATACAAACATAAACGCACCTGAGAAAATAGAATTTATGCATCCCTACAGAGATAGGTAGATACAAAGGGCGTGTTTGGTTTCTCGCAGTATTTCCGTGCATATGTGGACATCTTCTCCTCGGAGTCATGATTTACCGCCCAAGTTCAAATTCATGTTGTGCATGTAGGGTTTTTATCAAAAAAGTTGGCTCATTTGTGCACTTCGCTTGCCTACCAACAAAGTTAGATTTTGAGTAGAGGACAAAATTTTTGACTGGTTGATTGCATACACTTTAGTGTTGTGGCAATGACTTCTCCCAAGTGACGATATTACCACACACTAATGTATACTAACAAGAGTCGTAAGAACAAACATGCAAAGGAAATTAACATAGCTTGGCCCTAGCTACTAGCAAAGAGCAATCTATTGTAATGTTACCCACTTAATATCAAGTAGGAATTCACCATAAATATAAGTTATACACATAAATAGTAGTTCATAGAACACAACGGCATGGTTATCTTCAGTTCTTTCGCTTCAGATCTGATGTTGCCCCTGCCAGCTAAGATAGCGCCAGCCCACTCCTGCACCGACACCATGGCCAGCACCATTGTGGTCAAGCCTCACATCATTCTCAGCGGGAAGAACTTATCAACAACTAACCCTAAGATTCAGTTGTGTAGAATGATACATGCAAGATCTAGCTTAACTTGGGTATGGAATGGAATTTGTTCTACATGGTGGTGAATTGGTGATCGACTAAGAGGGCGTTGAGGCTACTTTTCACGCGTAAACAAAGATCCGATTTTCTGGCTCCCTCCATCTCTATTGTTCTCCCCGGCGAACATCTTTCCTCTTTTTGTGCCCACCAGTGCATGTCTGAATAATAATGGTGAAATCAAACGTTCCTCCAAGAATAGGCAAAAACAGTTGGCAATGAAAATACCGATTTTTACATTCATGGATACAAGAAACAACATTGCGAGGAATGCCCAAAGTTGCAAAATATTTGACCTTTTTTGTTTTCAGAATTGCAAAATATTTGACCTTGCTGTGAAGTTCAGGAAGAAGACGATAAAGAAACAGAACTGGGCCGTGCTTCAGCCTCAACCAAGTATAGCAGGGCCGGGCGAGGCCGAGCCGTATCGAATCGGCCCATAAGGCTCGCTCCTCGGGTCCTCCTCCACTTCAGCGTCTCCCGGTCACCACCGACTCCGGTGAACccttcctcgccgccggccggcgATCTCCGAATCAGAAAGCGAGTAAACACCCAATCCTCCGACCTCGTGGACTTCTGACGAGTTGCACTCCGGCCAGTTCGCGTTTGCCCTTTCTCCCGTTCCGTATTTGCGCCCGCGTTCCTGGCTGGATCTAACACCGGTCTCTTATCTTAGCAGCAGGTGCTCGagatggccaccgccgccgcggagAGTGGAACCAGGGAGCCGGCGTCCAACGGGGACAAGCCCGAGGAGGAGCCGCAGCAGTTCGACCCCAGCCGGAGTAAGGGTCCTCTCCTCTCAAACTGCCTCGTTCGTTCCTTCGTCGCTGCACCTAGTTTCTGTGAATTGTCCACGGGTGGACACGATTCTTGAATGGCGATACATTGGTCAATGCACACGATTTGTTTGAATCGCAGAAAATACATAAATAAGCCCGAATCGGGATAGTAATTTTCACAAGCCTTTGCTGGGGGGAGTTCTTGTCGGCTTGGTTGCCTTATGGCATGTATAGATCAGTTCACGCTTTGCAATCGTCGTCTTACTTATTTGGAGGCGTATGCGTAGGATGATGATTGATACCTGTTGGTGCAGTTTGAGAATCACTTAGTTTGAACAACGTTTTTTTCAAGTATGAATGTATGATTAGTAATTACTGTAAGCTAAATGTGTTGCGCATGATTTCAGTGGAATCTAGGAAGTACATGTTTGTTTGCAGGGTTCATGTACCACATGAGGTTCCTAAAATGTTCCATAGCACTGATAGGACGCATGCCTGCTGGTATGCTGTCTTAAGTCTGTATAAATAAATTGCCATGCTTGCTGTATTTCCACACATTGCCTACCCTGCTTGCTTGGATTGTGATGCCCTCATCGAATTCTCTAGCCACTGTTTGGTACTAACACTAAGTTCAGAAGATTGTTCAATAATTTTACTGGGCTTCATTATAGTACTGTATGGTTCCGTTTAGGTTCCGTTTAGTACGGCATCTTTAGGATTTTCTTGAACTGGATACTCTTTCTGTTCTATTAGACATTATTTGGAAAAACTAGCGGATCCCTTTCATTTTCCGGATGTTGCTATTTGTGAGTATATGGCATAATCCATGAGATCCTTACAGCATTCTGACACATGATTTATCATTGTTTCCAAGTGATTGGCATTATCAAAAGGAAGGCGTTGATCAAGGAGCTAGCTGCTGCTTACCATGCTGAGTGTGTAGCAAGCTGTAAAGAGCTACTGCAACTCCAGAAAAAGTGGGAGGAGGTATGTATCTAAGAATTTCAAGTTCTATTAACTTTTCCTCCACTTGCAACCATAACAGTACTCCCATGCCTGTAGCATTGTTCAATGTTCAATTTACATTAGGTCTGTAAGTCTGCAACTGAATGTACATCGATGACCGTGTTTGTGCGTGAAATCTGTAATGCTACACAACTATTGCAAATTTTTAGTTTCAGTCATTGAACTATGAAACAGGTGTAATTCTTTTCCTGGGACAATAGCAGCACAGGCTGGTCTTAAACCTTTTAACTCACATAACTGCCTAATGTGATGGGGGCTGTGTTATTTGGATTAGGTAAATTTTTTGTGAATGGATTCTTTGTTCCAACATTAGGCATTTATCAATAAACGTTTGTACACTCCATTTATTTTGTTTGTGCCAGCACCTTCAATTCTCCCCTGTTCAGTTTCTATTTTTCTGAATGCTTCTCGTCTGCATGTCTTCTCTATAGTATAATTCCTCCACGCAGATGTCGTTTTTGTACCTGGTTCCTTCTTGGCACCGCCTTCTTCAAACAAGGCATCTCTAATCTGTGTCTTTTGCCTTTGGTTTTGTTCCTCAGGAGCAACTTGTCGAGGCCAAGATGCCTGAAGAACTAAAGATATCGTCGGCGAAACCTTCTAAGCGCAGGAAGAGGTAGATTTAGAGGATGGAGGGGGAGAAAATATTGCGAGTGGAATGCCTGCTGCATCATAGTGCTGAATGTTAGCTTAGTCGAGAGTAATGTGTGTGAGCAAACAATACACTCCTGAGTGTGCTACCCGTGAAGTGTGTATATGACAGACGGTCTATTTACTTTCTTTACCGAAAGCTACTAGTAAGAGTTTTACACATTGGGCTCACGAGCCGCGTGTATCACGACTTTTTTTGCATTGATCGCAAGAGTTACTGAATGTCTGCAAGACAACGATTGAACTCTTGTGCTCCTTCCATTTGAGAAATGTGTGCTCTTTCCAGTTTCTAAGTTACGTGCTGCTAATCCCCGTATGCATATGTCGGCAACTGATGTTGCACAGGATTGTTTTTTAGATACGCAAATCAGGGGGTCTGACGGAGGTTAGGACATCACGGAAGTCTCCGCTCCCGTGCGGCTGCGCCAAGCCGCATCGGGGCGAcctccgccggcgcgcccggGCTTTCACCCGCCTCCCATCCccgctcctcgccgtcgccgggcaaagtctgtgcggcgcggcggcggcggggctcccCCGGTCGCGGGCCTGGCGCTCATCGGCGGCGCCCGATCTGGCGTTCCTAGCTGCGTGGCGGCATGGCGGAGGTggtgcggggcggcggcggtcggtgcTCTGCTCGGCTGCAGGCGACGgccgcaggcggcggcgcggttgGGCACGACCTAGGCTCGTTTGGGCCTGGCGGGCCACGGATCGCATCGCTCTTGTCGGCGCGTGCCTGCTCCGTCTGCTGCGTGCGGGTGGCTCCTGCCGGCGTGCAGCTTGCCCGCATCACGTGGTCGCCGGGGCAGCGGCCTCGGGCTTGGTGGCGGCGGCCCTCTCTCTTGTTGGCGTTGGTCGGCCGGTCTGTGGCCAGTTGTGGCAGATCTCGGGATCCCACACTGTGTCCTGGCTTTGTGGTGGAGAGCTGGCGTTCGGCTGCAGCGGTGCTCAGACGTGTGCGGTGTCTTCGGACTACGCGATCAGCTTGGTGTCTCCTGCGGCAACCATGGCCAGTCTAGGATGGTCGTCGGCGTGGGGGCCTGACCTGAATAAAgacggcggtcctagggtctctcttgggcgaagatgaagacctgccggaggtctgcccttcatgatctggccagagtgttgagttccggaaggcaccgctggtgaatgtaacagtgcttctattgcctggagtttgctggatcggtggtattcggtcgtgcgcacccatgcttttattccgaccgtttggttctggagggagctacgtgaagctcttttctgtgttgacaccaagtgacaacTGATCcaaggtgaagtcagaagaagagaatatcattaaGACCGGatcggaggactagctaatggaggttcaaatCTTTACGCTGTTGAGTGACTTGCTTGATGTTCCGGACTccgcaacagtggtatgaaagtgggggctgcAGCACATGTGGAGTtcggagtcctacctttcagggtgaaaacccaaggtctggccttaactggttgtgcctggcaatgtccttgttgaaggcattgttttgagagcgaaaactatcttcagggtgaaaacctaagatctttgatcgggcaatGACGGTgccggtgcactgttcccttcttggaggcgtcgcttttgaagagtctgaatttcaggtgttgtcttggtggtggatgtattactgttgctacgGCTCGGATACTAtaacgggacttttatttcttagtttttttccacttttttggttatgtgcatctgtaatgtgttTAGGGCATTGAGTTGTTGCAGAGACTAGGTATAattagtatcttttgatattaatatattccctttatcaaaaatgaaagatcgagatgtcgcctagagggggggggtgaataggcaattacaaactcttgcggatttgtcttgtaagaatgcggaattaaactatcgtttagtttacaagcaaaaaccctaaatatgctaagctcaactaagtgtaacaatagcaactagagctaagcaagataggcacaagatatatgtagcacaagtgatagcaagatatatgtacttcaagcacgatggctatcacaaggaaagagagctcgggtatagaaataaccgaggcacgcggagacgaagatgtattcccgtgttcccttgctttgcaacaaggtacgtcacgtttggagaagtggaggtcccacgaaggattccccgcgccacgaaggctcaccctattctccgaaccacacccacgaaggataatggccctttccttatggttagcttttcctccgctccggagatggcaagctccacaaccacttcacaagctccacgaaggagaagcccgggccccttcacaatcttccacgaagagatcaccgggacaccaaccaagccaactaggaggtcaccctccaagagtaacaagctcacggtctctcactcgaacaaatcgtggtggagagctcaacactatgcaatgatgcaaagcaagaacaccggaggtgttcaagtccttcacactcaaatcccaccaaagcaacgaatgctaggatgagattggagaggaagaacaagggggaaagtcaaccaaagactccaagatctagatcccaagagattccctcacttagagaagaaacggtttggtggaagtgtagatctagatctcctctctcaaatcctcaagtatgagcaagaatggttggaggaatcaagggagagagcaacttcttcaaatgcaacaatggaggtgagagaaaaggGAAGAAGTTATTGTCTCAAGGTAGGagaaaggtatttatagtggGGGAAGAAGAAATAACTGTTGGGGAGAAAACCGGGTGAAAATCGCATAAAAAACGGACTAAAAAAGTGCCCAggccggccagcaggccggccgaccggagcctgggccggagaggccggtggcctgtccggtcgggccggcccaccgaccgggcgagGCGGAAGAGGCCACTGAGCGGCAGAATCCCCAGGGGCGCGCGGGGCGCGTCGGGGGcgcaggccgcgtgggcctccggaCGGAGAGGCGGCCCGGTCGGATCCCGGTTCGGACCGGGGAGGCTGCTGGGCTAGGCCGGCGCGTGGGCCTGATGgcgcccggtccggttggcgcccggtgcggaccgggtgggccggcgtgcggcccggcaggccgggcgcccaaccggcagccttcccctttttttcttttctttttcctttttatattttctccttttcctttttctttaataactattgctcccgaactccgattgacatgaaactaatttcgttggaaagataacaacaaatgctatccaatagaaagtgcaaacacaagaaactgtaggaggggattttatcatgaatataaaagggtagaaccttatatcatgaataaccggtaaaatcacccaacctcgaaaacgtcatagaagatgcatgcgaactccgttttcgatgaacttgggcttgttgtaaagctagcaacaagctcaagaacctcacatagagaaacaccaagaagcaataaggatatgcaaagtatgcaaagggttgagctccctaagacgatgtgatcaagttacccaaccgaaagcccctcttaatagtgcggctatctatcctataatccggtctcccaacatccaccttgagaccggtaaaaggaaaacctagcaaggccatacctttgccttgcgcatcccgcttgatcttgatgataactcttcaagcttcactcaagccggaatgcctctcttgaccaatgttgcttcgtgaagactcacaaatgctcccccatacactatgatgggaaaactccattgatgcacatcttcactagtccattatcatcaaatagatggcaagcttcaagtatgtgattcacttgagacgctcatcttgaacttgcccaactcaaccttgtatcttcacatactcacttaagatagagcatggctaatattgagttccacataagaactccatcttcatttcttcttattgatcatatcacatatatatatcttcataccgatgatcttgatgccaatacacaaggaatacctttatcttcatggcatccatacttgaatccaacacatggagtacaagtagtacctatggaatattccttcatataaactcaatgaaaacattagtccataggggttgtcattaattaccaaaaccacacataggggcaatgtacccttacaatctcccccattttggtaattgatgacaacaacaataagagggtttatataatgaatattagtgacaagtacgcaacttatccgagaataagttgtatacaagaggttgtatttgatatggtcaagtaacacaaagctactagcccatatcaaaaccggctctactcacacaactacaacaaatgcaataaatgtgagtagaaccaatatatatagagaaaactcccccacaatgtatgcacgtgtgatgaacatgaatacattgcatacattgtcaagattaacctttgggatagtttccactatatatatacaaccatgcaagacatataaatatggaatgcatgagagacaaaacacttaagcacaaaccaaacttaagtataagaccattcccttaaaccctctaaacttctcccccattggcatcgattgtcaaaatgggtgaaaaatttagaaggccaatataatgtgagttcctccccaaagtgtgcacttctcataatttgagtggaatcaagtgcacatatccaatgatgaatacttgaaggaagtcaaactatattgaggatcaaagattgcaaaaagataacatggtgaaatgagcttcaacaagtaaagcaagcaatcaaagatccaattggacaaacaaagatatcatgataagagagatatagtgcttctaaaaataagaaagctccccaaggttcgtgcacaatttataatgtttgcatttgaatacaatatgcacaaacatggaatcctcactccctatttatcatttagaacacgactaagataaagagagtatgcttatcaagaacaactttagtccaacaattacgaaatatgagtgcatgaagaaaataaataaaccaagcactcataaattttctttaccaacccactaaaaacaaaaggggtaaaagatggtcggcaaagaacaaggatatcaagatgatggattgacgctcttatgtatatgagtttctaaagtggacaaagtgatccataaagaaacacgcacacacaagaggttaacaaaaatagataagacaagatatccaagattaagtcataaaatataccaaaggatg from Lolium rigidum isolate FL_2022 chromosome 4, APGP_CSIRO_Lrig_0.1, whole genome shotgun sequence encodes the following:
- the LOC124647234 gene encoding gibberellin 2-beta-dioxygenase 8-like encodes the protein MEELELPTLDLDHESSSRFTEQLAAACRDHGVFRLVNHGVPADLTARLFRLTRDLLDTDPADKAKLPGYFWGTPALSLRVKDLNWVEGLHLAPDNASADSPPDDDGGAYSAFRQAVTAEYVPHMARIARKLFDALAADLALALDAEQRASYLEERGGTFRAYRYPACDPAAGRQHLGMEPHTDSSVLSILNMDLVGGLQVLRRDGPISRWCAVRPVEGALVVNLGDMMQAMSGGAYRSVEHRVVAPPPGTERMSLCYFAFPQEDAVIVPSSTGKEERYRAFSYREFREQVQADIKATGAKVGLARFRIPDHPSPAPQ
- the LOC124647561 gene encoding uncharacterized protein LOC124647561; the encoded protein is MATAAAESGTREPASNGDKPEEEPQQFDPSRMIGIIKRKALIKELAAAYHAECVASCKELLQLQKKWEEEQLVEAKMPEELKISSAKPSKRRKR